The Mytilus edulis chromosome 5, xbMytEdul2.2, whole genome shotgun sequence genomic interval AAATGTTATCACCGACAAATGGATTAATAGGTCGCAGGGTTATTGTTGGTTTTGTTGGTGGAGCTTAAAAAGAAAGAGAACAGTTAATATCAAAGAGCTTGATATCCTGTATAATCATCTGTATATTGATTAAAACTGCATATTTAAATAACAGTTATATTGGTATATGTGTTTCTGTGTTTTTGGGTTGCGgtcttaaaatttcaaatttattttgatcCGGTCATGATATTTGGTGCTCTAGGTAGGAATGCCGTAACATTTAGTTCTTAAATGATATGTATATAATCCCGGGTGCATGGGCTTAAATCtattaaaatatgttcaaaattacACGTTGATGTTGGATACATACTAtatcatataatttttatatagatattttcatttttcatttaaaatgtaattaattacatgtaGATACAAATGACATTTTTTCATTAAACATAGCACTACCAGCGGCATGTAAAATTACTGTAGAAAGTGTTACAAACCTGACTTAATATAAATTGCATGAAAGGATATTATTTCTACGAAAAATCTGTATACTAGTTGTCTCTCTCAACATTGTTAGATAACGTATCAAATTCTCTTAGGTAAAGCATATATGTCACATTTATCCCTACAGTTATGAGCTTGATCTATATGTGGAAATATggatacaaaatgtatgtttattttgaaatataaattattaagTCTTATTGTAAACTAAAGTGTTTGTTTCTCTTGTATTTGCCTAATATGAGATCATTATTAACACggactacaaaaaaaaatcaaagaaagttATAAGCAATGATGAAACCAGGATGttgatgtaaaacaaaagataaacatACCAGGTTTTATTACTTTACATATAATAATGTTGAAGAATGAAATCGTTCATTTCTTTTGTGTATGTGTGTACCAGTTTGTAGCGTATACTGACTCACATATTCACTGTTAGTACTTACATTGTACATTCACTGAtatatcttttctttttgttCTGCCGTTTGCTACAGGATGATCTACCCGGCAACGGTAGGTTCCAGCTTGATTCCGCGTTATTGTTGGAACATGTACACTCCGGTTGTTGTTTGAAATGAATTCATTTGTGACGGGTTTGAATTGACCTGTCATCTTTTGTTTCCAAATGTATTTACATTCAGGATAGCAGCTTGCATTACAATGTATAGGACCTAGTGCAGTTCCTTCTGTTACATTTATATTTCCGATCGCAGGTTCTACTACAACATTTTCAGGACCATCTGCAACATTAGAAAACATACACACTTTTCTAGaaataagttatcaaaggtaccaggcttataattccatacgccagaagcgcgtttcttctacataagactcatcagtgacgctcagatctaaaatgttagaaagccaaacaagtataaagttgaagagcattgaggacccaaattacgaaaaagttgtgccaaatacggctaaggtaatatatgcctgggataagaaaaaccttagtatttcgactcatatatgacatatatacttttgcaaacagtaaatttataaaaaaaaaaaaccatataattgatattcatgtcaacatcgaagtgctacGTGTAGTAACattattaacaaaaacaatttcaacTGACGCAAACATGATAAAAGATGATTTTAACGAGTAAACACTACTAAGCGATAATAAGAGACGACACCTCGAACATATAAATGCGAATAAAAACCccacaacaatgaacaaaaccaaaACCGCAAAGTAAGctttatatatattagaaaacTTTTATAAATCAATAGTCTATAGATAACGGAACTAAACAATTAAACCATGGTAGGGGTTTTATTGttaccatttatattttttttaaactatgtcATATATGCCACTCAAATAAGTATACTTGCAAACTACTAGTGTAGCACACTGCAGCTTTCATCAACACTCTATGCGATCATACTTACAAAATGGATCTAAGGTAACAGAATTACTCATATTCGACACTTTTCCAAGGTCATCAGTTGCCTGACATGATATGATCGTTCCTTTATCCAACTTCGTAAGATTGTTCATTATTAATCTATTGCTGTTGGAGTCTCCTTTTCTTTTCCCAACAAACTGATATAACAGGTGTGATGGTATATTTCCAGGCCAACGTTGAGCCATTGAATAGCAGGTAAAGGTAATGTTATCACCGACAAATGGATGCTTGGGTTGAATGGTTAATGTTGGTTTAATTGGTTTTGCtaaaatgtttatgtaagaaaaatttcaattaaatatcAATTCATTGATAAAGTTTTCTGTAATAAATTCATGTTGTAAAATATTCTAactattttctataaagtttttcTTTCTATTACATTGACTTTACTTCAATGTGATTAATTTCTACTGGATATATGAACTTcacattttgtattattatttgttcTATGCCAACTATATTTCACAAGTTTATCAAaagtcatatcaaaatatgtggCATAGTATATAGGTCGGAAATGAGTTAGATTACTCTAAaatcaattgtattttttttttagaattggcAACTTTAAATGCTTATTCATTATTCATGGACTTAAAATTCGCACGTCTTCTTTTAATGCATTTTCTCATAATGGATAGTTAATGAAATGGCAATGGCCTTTTTttcttctctcttttttttttttgctttttgcatACATATTACAAATAACCGTTAACATGCTTAATAAATAATATTGTTAATTTTATTCAGTGAACTAATTCCTTTCACCATTTAACCAAAATACATATTGGGTCTAAGTACAAGAAAATACATATGCAATAAAATCACATACATTATAAATATGAGGGACTTTTCAATTCCACTGTGGTAAACAAAATAAGCAACCTGTGCAAATCAAGAGAACTTTTTATATGAAGACTTAACATGAAACATAAACGAATTTATACAGGCTATGCAATATTCGTTCTTTTTTTTCTGACAGCTGTTCAAGagatttttatttatgatttccatggtaatatatttgtttgacCCGATAATGAATTGATTCCAATCCCTACCAACACTCAACCATGAGACCGACGAAGAtgaacaaaatcaaaagacaaatagcattaaaaaagaaaaatcaacttCATACTGTTGAACGATAATAAATGCTGAAGTTAAATGAAAATACTACATTTATTTAGTTTAGATATAAATAataatcaataaatattagaTTAATGGCTTTTCTTTGAATGttagttttaaattgttttttaagtgtGCATTAAAAACATCTTTAAACTATGCATTTATAAATAAGGGTTAATGCAAAATTCTTGGTTATGATACATTTACTATTTTTTCCCCTGTTGTTTCTAATTTCTATAATTAATTATTTCAGTTCATCGATTCCAAGTAACGATAAAATTCTTTTACTTAAGAGTAGAACAAAAGAGtgataaaacaataatataaatttaCTATCTCGGTGCAAAAACCAAGCTGTAGTATACTTTTGATATGCAAGTTTTGCTTAAATTTCTTGaataaatagttttcaaatatttttatcatgttctgaatttaatttgcatatattttgcatgtttttgtatttattcaGAAAGGTTCCTAAATGGATCATCAATACACAAACGGACAGGATATGTGATATTTAACACTTAtggaatatataaaacaaaatgaaatgtgGTACTGTCATGATTTTTATCTTAAACTGTGACAGTGTAAAATTCATCATtgtcaaattaaaaattaacaaatgctACTCCCCAGGCAAAGTTTACCTTATATTAATTAAGCTATAAATTTTAGTTTTCTTTGACCATATGGCTCCAAAATATTTACGTATCTATACACCTGgctttcaactgattttgaaaAAGGTACCACTTGAAAAGCACTTCAGACGTACGAAATCTTCAAATTGTTATTCTCATTATGGCGGTTATCATTTATAGAGAACTTAATTAAACTTTCATTGAGAAAActgattttatttaaaagaacatATAAAATTCATTTGATGGTAACAATTAGTTGCCTCAAACGTGAACCCCAAATCCATAATCTAGGAAGTTTTATCAAGCACTAATTGTATAgctttattgttgatattcaccccatatgtacctagtgttagattagttttattgatattaaagaaATGTATTGGTATTTCTAAACGGAAGATTTTATACACACAGACGTAGAAGTATACTTaacaacacaattattttcatttacctgtgtatgaTATGACGCAggttttttcaaaagtgatgattttctaaaaaaaatttaatatttcacagtgtttaaacatgaatatttatttttgactTTAATCATGTAAcccttataatttttattaactatttatttgcattcagatatcggagatcaaatttattcgttcattgtgtgttaattagcgttttttgattgagttaagccttccaattgatattttatagtgtgtttttgtatgttgtgatgttatactattgtttcagaaaagggagaaggtttggtaccattaaaacgtttaatcccgctgcaaatgtgtgcacctgtcctaagtcaggaatatgatgtacagtagttgtcgtctgtttatgtatttatacgtgtttctcgttttttgtatagattagaccgttggtgtttccgtttgaatggttttacacttgtctagtaatttttggggccctttatagcttgctgttcgttgtgaacgaaggctccgtgttgaaagccgaaccttgacctataattgtttacttttataaattgttacttggatggatagttgtctcattggcactcataccacatcttccgatATCTATCCATATCGGAGAAGTAAGTTTTCCCATTTTTAGGAACGGAATTTATCATATAATGAATATGATAATGTTAATATCTTACTTGCTACAATTAACAAACAGCACCCGTTCACATTTCCAGTTGAATCGTCTTTTGCGCTGTATAGCCCAGCATCAATTTTATTCACATGGATAACTGTAATGTTTATGGCTTTCACATCCTTTGGGTTGTCTTCAAATATATATTTGCCGCCTTTATAATTAAGTATGATAGTACCGCCGATATGAACGTTGTATATAATCGTCGAATTGAAGGGTGGATGGACATTAAAAAACTCGGTTAAACTGGTCGTCCATGATAAAGTAACATTTTGATTGATGTCAGCAGTAAATGTTTTATctgtaaatataatatataaataattaaatctCAAATAAACATTATCAGCGGATCTGGGAACACCTGGAACCTACCTATTAAACATTAAtgttacaaaaaattataaaacctaGAGCCATGATGAAATTTATTTCTATAATCATCATTTTGAATGAAGTTGGATATTTACGCTGGTGATGTGTTTACCATCAAATCTTATATTTTGTATGTAGACGCTATAATCCGGAATAGTTAACCATTATATTATCGGTCACCTTTGATATTGATATGCTGTCGAGGTATACAATCATGTAACAGGGGTTTTTCATTTTCATCACATTACGTTGCCTTTTTGTGTAGCCAAGTTGATTGATTAAAATGAGCTATTGCGACAAAActcagtttttatttaatttgatatcaaaGAAATAACATCTTCTTACATGCATTAGTCACCCGCAATGCGAATCCGAACCCAGTAAAAGTGTAACTTAATAAATATGGCTGAAGCAGCAAATAAAGAATGAGATGACTATTCTGTTATCATAAGATTTAAGACAACCATAAGATGTCTCTTGCAAAAAGAGAAATGGGTACAAAGTGAACTTAAATCTCATATGATTATCAAATGTAAATGAATGCATTGTATGTTAATCAGACACaccaatattttttcttattgttgtATCTGTACTCCCACTATCGAAAAGAGGCCGACACTCGTAGTCATAAcataatgaaaacaaaacgtaTATAAGAGTAAAGGATTGCACGAATAACTATAGGCCCCAAAGAGCATGTGTCGGTCAGCttgttttgttgatcttgtaatGCTGATTATTTAGTCAGTTTTTTTTACtctatcttctttagtttttgctcaaaacacaaatgATGGTAACAAAATCCTTATTTAAGGGTCTGGGCAATCAATCCTATAAAGAATGACAGCCTACCTCCTTTATCAGCAAAATGTGACTTATTATAAGATCTTTATTTTCTTAATTGTATATCTTGTCTTGTTgaatatttttatctatttaagtTTTTACCTTACTAttataaattttaagaaataaggCAAAAACGCAAAATATTGTAAAAACCATCATTAAACTCTCATAAGCAGTAGCCTAACTATTTTGACAATCAAACTAATTTGTAGAACCATTCTTGATGCTAATTTTTGCAACTTAATGTTCGTCTGCATCCAGTACAGTTTTCATGATAATAGGCAAAatgaaaaaatggtaaaatttgtcatttaagggcaaaCTCCTATAAGAAGtcgtctgacagttttttttccgatttatcatattttattgaaatctttaCATTTGTTAGTTGGAAACatcaagtaccggtaccttatcccggccttgATAACattagcaaataaaatatttatacagcTGTAAGATTTTGTTAGTATTATACATacctaaaaaaaattattaaccaTGTCAGTATTATCAAAAAGAAGCTTACCAGGAAGATTATCAAACATATAACTTATATAACAAATGCACAGGTTacgaacaatatataatttgcaaTTGTGTTGTTTTAGTAGTAAAGTATAAagatataatatgttttaagtaattttgtacattttttaattcagataataaaaaaaattagaaaaataagataacatttattaaaagataaataatcagatgaatttcaaagaaattaaaagttgttatgTTTGTTTTGGTTATTTATTTGCACATTTGAAATATATAGTTTTTTCTCATATAAGAGGAAATACATTAATGACAATTctatttcttctatttttttgtacacatatattttgtaattaataGCTGATTATTATTTTGAACAGTGCTGTAtaaagattttatttcaaattgaactgCTTGCAATGTTAAAGCTTTCTTAAATTGGTTTCAGTTgaaaatatatagacaataactgtttagtgtctttaaatgtAAGCTGTATGtatacgaggctaggaaacaaggtgtatgcgagcttttaactcttagggtcacccgaccccaactttggaccccAAAAataaagttccgtaactttacccacctgggtctttGGGTCCAGACAACCTTAGGAAATTGCCTATCGAATTTACCTAGTATGGACAAAacctttgccgtagg includes:
- the LOC139523632 gene encoding cell adhesion molecule CEACAM5-like yields the protein MNLFLVFSVYVLCVILVAGKPDPPKDVKINAIWKNANISWKISKNKWETTLIVLVDSEGNKVLFNYPYNHKYVRFPRTSYEIVNLTLCAEYVVTVEYRYNTNQWSDKTTQHFWMTNKTFTADINQNVTLSWTTSLTEFFNVHPPFNSTIIYNVHIGGTIILNYKGGKYIFEDNPKDVKAINITVIHVNKIDAGLYSAKDDSTGNVNGCCLLIVATKPIKPTLTIQPKHPFVGDNITFTCYSMAQRWPGNIPSHLLYQFVGKRKGDSNSNRLIMNNLTKLDKGTIISCQATDDLGKVSNMSNSVTLDPFYGPENVVVEPAIGNINVTEGTALGPIHCNASCYPECKYIWKQKMTGQFKPVTNEFISNNNRSVHVPTITRNQAGTYRCRVDHPVANGRTKRKDISVNVQSPPTKPTITLRPINPFVGDNISLTCKSTAQRWPGNIPAHLSYQFIGNKRGESNNNRLIMNNLTKLDKGTNITCQATDDLGEVSNMSKTVILDPYYGPENVVV